In Felis catus isolate Fca126 chromosome E1, F.catus_Fca126_mat1.0, whole genome shotgun sequence, the following proteins share a genomic window:
- the FGF11 gene encoding fibroblast growth factor 11 isoform X3, translating to MAALASSLIRQKREVREPGGSRPVSAQRRVCPRGTKSLCQKQLVILLSKVRLCGGRPARPDRGPAHFNLIPVGLRVVTIQSAKLGHYMAMNAEGLLYSSPHFTAECRFKECVFENYYVLYASALYRQRRSGRAWYLGLDKEGRVMKGNRVKKTKAAAHFVPKLLEVAMYREPSLHSVPETSPSSPPAP from the exons ATGGCGGCGCTGGCCAGTAGCCTGATCCGGCAGAAGCGGGAGGTCCGCGAGCCCGGGGGCAGCCGGCCGGTGTCGGCGCAGCGGCGCGTGTGTCCCCGCGGCACCAAGTCCCTTTGCCAGAAGCAGCTCGTCATCCTTCTGTCCAAGGTGCGACTGTGCGGGGGGCGGCCCGCGCGGCCGGACCGCGGCCCTG cccactTCAACCTGATCCCCGTGGGGCTCCGTGTGGTCACCATCCAGAGTGCCAAGCTGGGTCACTACATGGCCATGAACGCCGAGGGGCTGCTCTACAGCTCG CCGCATTTCACAGCTGAGTGTCGCTTTAAGGAATGCGTCTTCGAGAATTACTACGTCCTGTACGCCTCTGCTCTCTATCGCCAGCGCCGCTCTGGCCGGGCCTGGTACCTGGGCCTGGACAAGGAGGGCCGAGTCATGAAGGGAAATCGAGTCAAGAAGACCAAGGCAGCGGCCCACTTTGTGCCCAAGCTCCTGGAAG TGGCCATGTACCGGGAGCCATCTCTCCACAGTGTCCCTGAGACCTCCCCTTCCAGTCCCCCTGCCCCCTGA
- the FGF11 gene encoding fibroblast growth factor 11 isoform X2: MAALASSLIRQKREVREPGGSRPVSAQRRVCPRGTKSLCQKQLVILLSKGFYLQANPDGTIQGTPEDTSSFTHFNLIPVGLRVVTIQSAKLGHYMAMNAEGLLYSSPHFTAECRFKECVFENYYVLYASALYRQRRSGRAWYLGLDKEGRVMKGNRVKKTKAAAHFVPKLLEVAMYREPSLHSVPETSPSSPPAP; encoded by the exons ATGGCGGCGCTGGCCAGTAGCCTGATCCGGCAGAAGCGGGAGGTCCGCGAGCCCGGGGGCAGCCGGCCGGTGTCGGCGCAGCGGCGCGTGTGTCCCCGCGGCACCAAGTCCCTTTGCCAGAAGCAGCTCGTCATCCTTCTGTCCAAG GGTTTCTACCTCCAGGCGAATCCTGACGGGACCATCCAGGGCACCCCAGAGGACACCAGCTCTTTCA cccactTCAACCTGATCCCCGTGGGGCTCCGTGTGGTCACCATCCAGAGTGCCAAGCTGGGTCACTACATGGCCATGAACGCCGAGGGGCTGCTCTACAGCTCG CCGCATTTCACAGCTGAGTGTCGCTTTAAGGAATGCGTCTTCGAGAATTACTACGTCCTGTACGCCTCTGCTCTCTATCGCCAGCGCCGCTCTGGCCGGGCCTGGTACCTGGGCCTGGACAAGGAGGGCCGAGTCATGAAGGGAAATCGAGTCAAGAAGACCAAGGCAGCGGCCCACTTTGTGCCCAAGCTCCTGGAAG TGGCCATGTACCGGGAGCCATCTCTCCACAGTGTCCCTGAGACCTCCCCTTCCAGTCCCCCTGCCCCCTGA
- the FGF11 gene encoding fibroblast growth factor 11 isoform X1 — translation MAALASSLIRQKREVREPGGSRPVSAQRRVCPRGTKSLCQKQLVILLSKVRLCGGRPARPDRGPEPQLKGIVTKLFCRQGFYLQANPDGTIQGTPEDTSSFTHFNLIPVGLRVVTIQSAKLGHYMAMNAEGLLYSSPHFTAECRFKECVFENYYVLYASALYRQRRSGRAWYLGLDKEGRVMKGNRVKKTKAAAHFVPKLLEVAMYREPSLHSVPETSPSSPPAP, via the exons ATGGCGGCGCTGGCCAGTAGCCTGATCCGGCAGAAGCGGGAGGTCCGCGAGCCCGGGGGCAGCCGGCCGGTGTCGGCGCAGCGGCGCGTGTGTCCCCGCGGCACCAAGTCCCTTTGCCAGAAGCAGCTCGTCATCCTTCTGTCCAAGGTGCGACTGTGCGGGGGGCGGCCCGCGCGGCCGGACCGCGGCCCTG AGCCTCAGCTCAAAGGCATCGTCACCAAATTGTTCTGCCGCCAGGGTTTCTACCTCCAGGCGAATCCTGACGGGACCATCCAGGGCACCCCAGAGGACACCAGCTCTTTCA cccactTCAACCTGATCCCCGTGGGGCTCCGTGTGGTCACCATCCAGAGTGCCAAGCTGGGTCACTACATGGCCATGAACGCCGAGGGGCTGCTCTACAGCTCG CCGCATTTCACAGCTGAGTGTCGCTTTAAGGAATGCGTCTTCGAGAATTACTACGTCCTGTACGCCTCTGCTCTCTATCGCCAGCGCCGCTCTGGCCGGGCCTGGTACCTGGGCCTGGACAAGGAGGGCCGAGTCATGAAGGGAAATCGAGTCAAGAAGACCAAGGCAGCGGCCCACTTTGTGCCCAAGCTCCTGGAAG TGGCCATGTACCGGGAGCCATCTCTCCACAGTGTCCCTGAGACCTCCCCTTCCAGTCCCCCTGCCCCCTGA